The Argentina anserina chromosome 3, drPotAnse1.1, whole genome shotgun sequence genome includes a region encoding these proteins:
- the LOC126786429 gene encoding asparagine synthetase [glutamine-hydrolyzing] yields MCGILAVLGCSDDSQAKRVRVLELSRRLKHRGPDWSGLYQHGDCFLAHQRLAIIDPASGDQPLFNEDKSIIVTVNGEIYNHEELRKSLPKHKFRTGSDCDVIAHLYEEYGEDCVGMLDGMFSFVLLDTRDNSFIVARDAIGITSLYMGWSLDGSIWIASELKGLNDDCEHFESFPPGHLYSSKTGELKRWYNPPWFTESIPSTPYDPLVLRRAFETAVTKRLMTDVPFGVLLSGGLDSSLVASITARHLAGTKAAKQWGAQLHSFCVGLEGSPDLKAGKEVADYLGTVHHEFHFTVQDGIDAIEDVIYHVETYDVTTIRASTPMFLMSRKIKSLGVKMVISGEGSDEIFGGYLYFHKAPNKEEFHRETCRKIKALHMYDCLRANKSTSAWGLEARVPFLDKDFINVAMSIDPEFKMIKKDQGRIEKWVLRKAFDDEEKPYLPKHILYRQKEQFSDGVGYSWIDGLKAHAALHVNDKMMQNAAHIFPHNTPTTKEGYYYRMIFERFFPQNSARQTVPGGPSVACSTATAIEWDAEWSKNLDPSGRAALGVHNSAYENQQVVPSGLGPEIIENVPHMKVGTQGVAIAS; encoded by the exons ATGTGTGGAATCCTTGCCGTTCTGGGTTGCTCTGATGACTCTCAGGCTAAGAGAGTCAGGGTTCTCGAGCTATCTCGCAG GTTGAAGCACCGGGGTCCAGATTGGAGTGGTCTGTATCAGCACGGTGACTGTTTCTTGGCCCATCAGAGGCTGGCTATTATTGATCCAGCTTCTGGAGATCAACCTCTGTTTAACGAAGATAAGTCAATTATTGTCACG GTCAATGGTGAGATTTACAACCATGAAGAACTGAGGAAGAGTCTGCCGAAACACAAGTTCCGAACCGGCAGCGACTGTGATGTCATTGCCCATCTG TATGAAGAGTATGGAGAGGACTGTGTGGGGATGCTTGATGGCATGTTCTCTTTCGTGCTGCTGGATACCCGCGACAACAGCTTCATTGTTGCTCGTGATGCTATTGGAATCACTTCCCTCTACATGGGCTGGAGTCTTGATG GCTCAATATGGATTGCATCAGAGCTGAAAGGGTTGAATGATGATTGTGAACACTTTGAGTCCTTTCCACCTGGTCACCTGTACTCAAGCAAAACAGGTGAACTAAAGAGGTGGTACAACCCTCCATGGTTCACAGAGTCCATTCCATCTACGCCATATGATCCTCTTGTTCTGAGGCGTGCCTTTGAAACC GCTGTGACCAAAAGGCTGATGACTGATGTGCCTTTTGGAGTTCTTCTGTCTGGAGGCTTAGATTCATCTTTGGTTGCCTCTATCACTGCTCGTCACCTGGCAGGCACAAAGGCTGCCAAGCAATGGGGAGCACAACTCCATTCTTTTTGTGTTGGTTTGGAG GGTTCACCAGACTTGAAGGCTGGAAAAGAAGTTGCAGACTATTTGGGGACAGTTCACCATGAATTCCATTTTACTGTTCAG GATGGAATTGATGCCATAGAAGATGTTATTTACCATGTTGAAACATATGATGTTACCACTATTCGAGCCAGCACCCCAATGTTTCTTATGTCACgtaagatcaagtctttgggAGTCAAGATGGTGATTTCTGGTGAGGGGTCTGATGAGATTTTTGGTGGATACCTGTACTTCCACAAAGCACCTAACAAGGAAGAGTTTCACCGTGAAACTTGCAGAAAG ATCAAAGCACTGCACATGTATGATTGTCTTAGGGCAAATAAATCAACGTCTGCCTGGGGCTTAGAAGCTCGAGTCCCGTTCTTGGACAAAGATTTCATCAATGTTGCAATGAGCATTGATCCAGAGTTCAAGATG ATCAAAAAGGACCAAGGCAGGATTGAGAAATGGGTCCTCAGGAAGGCCTTTGATGATGAGGAGAAGCCTTATCTGCCAAAG CATATTCTGTACAGGCAGAAAGAACAATTCAGTGATGGTGTTGGGTACAGTTGGATTGATGGCTTGAAAGCCCATGCTGCTCTACAT GTCAATGACAAGATGATGCAAAATGCTGCACATATCTTCCCACATAACACTCCCACTACTAAGGAAGGCTACTACTATAgaatgatatttgagaggttcTTCCCACAG AACTCGGCCAGGCAGACTGTACCAGGAGGACCAAGTGTGGCCTGCAGCACAGCCACGGCCATCGAGTGGGATGCCGAGTGGTCTAAAAATCTTGACCCTTCTGGCAGGGCAGCCCTGGGAGTCCACAACTCGGCTTATGAGAATCAGCAGGTTGTTCCAAGTGGACTAGGGCCTGAAATCATTGAAAATGTTCCCCACATGAAAGTAGGTACTCAAGGAGTTGCAATTGCGAGCTAG